A part of Candidatus Bathyarchaeota archaeon genomic DNA contains:
- a CDS encoding nitroreductase family protein, whose product MNVIETVKTRRSIRKFKNDKISRDMINLILDIARWAPSAHNAQPWRCIIIDDEKVKLKLANEMGKAWLLDLLGDGVPEDKAKEMVRIESFERITKSPVVIIACLTMEDMHKYPDKRRQRAEYMMAVQSVAAYVQTLLLLAHHFGLGACWICAPLFCQKAIRKALGLPRKIEPQAMIIMGYPDEKPKPPQRKDLDEICSYNFWHKAKF is encoded by the coding sequence TTGAATGTAATTGAAACTGTAAAAACCCGAAGGAGTATTAGAAAATTTAAGAATGATAAAATTTCACGCGACATGATTAACCTAATTCTTGACATAGCTAGGTGGGCACCTTCGGCACATAATGCTCAGCCCTGGCGTTGTATTATAATTGATGATGAAAAAGTTAAGTTAAAACTTGCCAACGAAATGGGGAAAGCTTGGCTCTTGGACTTACTGGGAGATGGTGTTCCAGAAGATAAAGCTAAAGAAATGGTTAGGATTGAAAGTTTTGAAAGGATCACAAAAAGCCCCGTTGTCATCATTGCATGCTTAACGATGGAGGACATGCACAAATACCCGGACAAAAGAAGACAAAGGGCAGAATATATGATGGCTGTGCAAAGTGTTGCAGCATATGTCCAAACCCTATTACTTCTTGCTCATCATTTTGGACTTGGAGCATGCTGGATTTGCGCTCCACTATTCTGTCAAAAAGCTATAAGAAAGGCTCTTGGTTTACCTCGCAAAATCGAGCCTCAAGCAATGATTATCATGGGATATCCAGACGAGAAACCTAAACCT
- a CDS encoding 2-phospho-L-lactate transferase encodes MGNVVALAGGVGAAKFLRGLVKIIPPQNVVVVGNVGDDVELYGLHISPDLDIIMYTLAGIVDESKGWGIAGDTFHCLEMLGRLGFETWFKLGDKDLAIHIIRTKMLKEGYPLSQATAQLCKMLGVKAKLIPMSDDPVRTKVQAGDLLLDFQEYFVKRGTMDNVTNVFFEGAKKAKPAPGVIEAIMEAERIIICPSNPILSIAPILSISAIKKALEASKALIVGISPIVGGKALKGPADRVMASMGFEASAYGVAKFYGKILKHFIIDEIDIAHKKRIENLGIKVTTTNTVMKSIEDAISLAKVAMETK; translated from the coding sequence TTGGGAAATGTTGTGGCCTTAGCTGGTGGTGTTGGAGCTGCAAAGTTCTTACGAGGGCTTGTAAAAATTATTCCCCCTCAAAACGTTGTAGTAGTCGGCAATGTGGGAGATGATGTCGAACTCTACGGCCTGCATATAAGCCCGGATCTAGACATAATAATGTATACGTTAGCCGGAATTGTTGATGAATCAAAGGGATGGGGCATCGCAGGTGACACCTTCCACTGTCTTGAAATGCTCGGAAGGTTGGGGTTTGAAACGTGGTTCAAACTTGGCGATAAGGACTTGGCCATACACATTATAAGGACAAAAATGTTGAAAGAAGGCTACCCCCTATCTCAAGCTACAGCCCAGCTTTGTAAAATGCTTGGAGTTAAAGCAAAACTAATACCTATGAGTGACGACCCGGTCCGCACAAAAGTTCAAGCGGGTGATTTACTTCTCGACTTTCAGGAGTACTTTGTTAAAAGAGGAACCATGGACAATGTAACAAACGTGTTTTTTGAAGGAGCTAAAAAAGCTAAACCTGCGCCAGGCGTAATTGAAGCCATAATGGAAGCTGAACGCATAATTATCTGTCCCAGCAACCCAATCTTAAGCATAGCGCCAATCCTTTCAATTTCGGCCATAAAAAAGGCCTTGGAAGCTTCAAAGGCGCTCATTGTAGGCATAAGCCCCATAGTCGGCGGAAAAGCGCTTAAGGGACCAGCGGATAGGGTTATGGCAAGTATGGGTTTTGAAGCCTCAGCATATGGTGTAGCCAAGTTCTATGGAAAAATCTTAAAGCACTTTATAATTGATGAAATTGACATTGCACACAAAAAACGTATAGAAAACCTTGGAATAAAAGTCACCACAACTAACACAGTAATGAAAAGCATTGAAGACGCTATCAGCCTTGCCAAAGTTGCTATGGAGACAAAGTAA
- a CDS encoding Coenzyme F420 hydrogenase/dehydrogenase, beta subunit C-terminal domain: MKPVKVSFEESIAKAVVEAGRCVGCGTCVLVCPFNCLEYANEKPNLVKECKICGICAQACPQYEFSSQNVENLTFGRTRKTDEVFGIYKRLVLARATDNQILKVCQDGGAVTALLLFALKNNLIEGAVVSKSSKEKPFFPYPTFATTAEEILQSAGTKYFYSPNILALAKAVEQKKNNIALVGTPCQIRAVRKMQLAGLKKYVAPLKLLVGLVCSECFIYNDLMENHIHGKLGINPTHIKKINIKGKMLVTLDTETVAIPLAEAKQYARKSCHFCEDFSSEFADISAGGLGLEGWTFMIIRTEKGEELLSATEKAGVITTRDVNSEQNALNLLIKLSKKKHAVK; this comes from the coding sequence ATGAAGCCAGTTAAAGTTAGCTTTGAGGAATCCATAGCCAAGGCGGTTGTTGAAGCTGGTAGATGTGTTGGCTGTGGCACGTGTGTTCTTGTATGCCCCTTTAACTGCCTAGAATATGCTAACGAGAAACCTAATTTGGTGAAGGAATGTAAAATCTGTGGAATATGCGCGCAAGCATGTCCGCAATACGAGTTTTCATCGCAAAATGTTGAAAATTTAACGTTTGGGAGAACGCGAAAAACAGATGAAGTCTTTGGAATCTACAAGAGACTGGTGTTGGCGCGGGCGACGGACAACCAAATATTAAAGGTTTGTCAAGACGGTGGGGCGGTGACAGCTCTATTGCTGTTCGCTTTGAAAAACAATTTGATAGAAGGTGCAGTGGTTTCAAAAAGCAGCAAAGAGAAGCCGTTTTTCCCATATCCAACATTTGCAACAACAGCCGAAGAAATATTGCAATCAGCTGGAACGAAATATTTCTATTCGCCAAACATCCTTGCACTGGCAAAGGCGGTTGAACAGAAGAAAAACAACATAGCGCTAGTAGGAACACCTTGCCAGATCCGTGCGGTTCGAAAGATGCAACTAGCTGGACTTAAAAAATATGTCGCACCGTTAAAACTTCTAGTTGGATTAGTGTGCTCTGAATGTTTCATCTACAATGACCTAATGGAAAATCACATACACGGGAAGCTGGGCATAAACCCGACCCACATCAAAAAAATTAACATAAAAGGTAAGATGCTTGTTACGTTGGACACTGAAACGGTGGCTATACCCCTTGCAGAAGCAAAACAATACGCAAGAAAAAGCTGCCACTTCTGCGAAGACTTCAGCTCAGAATTCGCAGATATCTCCGCAGGCGGGCTGGGACTGGAAGGCTGGACCTTCATGATTATACGCACAGAAAAAGGCGAAGAATTACTTTCAGCCACAGAAAAAGCCGGAGTCATAACAACGCGAGACGTCAACTCAGAGCAAAATGCCTTGAACCTTTTAATCAAACTTTCAAAGAAAAAACACGCTGTTAAATGA
- the fhcD gene encoding formylmethanofuran--tetrahydromethanopterin N-formyltransferase, with translation MLQTETKLEVAGYDERDKFGPCFIVKSSAGHTVRVADTFAEMFPLWAGRVLITADNEKWALTAAEVATGFATSVIMAPAEAGVESLVPKDKTPDGRVGAIIQIYNRSRFDLKTQMMLRIGQCIMTCPTTAAFDALPNAKRRLKVGRSLRYFGDGFQKKSVIGGRKVWRIPVMEGEFIVEDSFGAVEAIAGGNFLIFAKDKSAGLQAAEEAIKAIKNSAIEVIMPFPGGVCRSGSKAGSLKYKLKASTNHPYCPTLKKVISDSRLPEDVNSVYEIVINGLTVEAVKKAMGEGIKAALKVPGVLRISAGNYGGKLGPYKAFLKEVLGIS, from the coding sequence ATGTTGCAGACGGAAACCAAACTTGAAGTAGCAGGCTACGACGAGAGGGACAAGTTTGGGCCATGCTTCATTGTTAAATCCTCAGCGGGACATACCGTGAGAGTTGCAGACACTTTCGCTGAAATGTTTCCCCTATGGGCTGGAAGAGTGCTTATAACAGCCGACAACGAAAAATGGGCATTAACAGCCGCAGAAGTAGCCACAGGCTTCGCCACAAGCGTCATCATGGCCCCTGCAGAAGCCGGTGTAGAAAGCCTTGTTCCGAAAGATAAAACTCCGGACGGACGTGTGGGCGCCATAATCCAAATTTACAACCGCAGCCGATTCGACCTGAAAACACAGATGATGCTCCGCATAGGCCAGTGTATAATGACTTGCCCCACAACAGCGGCTTTCGACGCCCTTCCAAATGCAAAGAGAAGGTTAAAGGTTGGAAGAAGTCTCCGCTATTTCGGAGACGGCTTTCAAAAGAAAAGTGTAATCGGTGGCAGAAAAGTTTGGCGAATCCCGGTTATGGAGGGCGAATTCATTGTTGAAGATTCTTTCGGTGCCGTTGAAGCAATCGCCGGAGGAAACTTCTTAATATTTGCGAAGGATAAAAGCGCTGGGCTGCAGGCAGCGGAAGAGGCGATAAAAGCCATAAAAAACAGCGCAATCGAAGTTATAATGCCTTTCCCAGGCGGAGTTTGCCGATCTGGCTCAAAAGCGGGCTCCTTAAAATACAAACTTAAGGCTTCAACCAACCACCCCTACTGTCCAACATTGAAGAAGGTTATTTCTGACTCTCGTCTTCCAGAAGACGTTAACTCCGTTTACGAGATAGTTATTAATGGCTTAACCGTTGAGGCCGTTAAAAAGGCAATGGGCGAGGGCATAAAAGCCGCTTTGAAAGTTCCAGGAGTTTTAAGAATTTCAGCGGGTAACTATGGCGGGAAACTCGGCCCATACAAAGCTTTCCTAAAAGAAGTTTTAGGAATATCCTAA
- the prf1 gene encoding peptide chain release factor aRF-1, with protein MSAPKKRTSLELFRLKKVLSTLANKEGRGTELISLYIPPGKQISEVMNMLREEYGTASNIKSTTTRKNVQDAIVKVQQRLKLFKETPETGLVIFCGAVPQNGAGSEKIETYVIVPPEPINIYLYRCDSRFHTEHLQEMLREKEAYGILLIDATAATLAILQGRRLEIVREVTSGVPGKTRAGGQSARRFERLREMRLQEYFRRVGEHANEVFLPIENLKGIIIGGPGPTKYDFEKGDYLNYQLKEKIIDTVDTAYVDEQGVKEVVDKAPEIMRKIRYIEERQIMQQFLYEIGHDTGLATYGEEAVRKALETGAVKTLLLSEGLDIARVTVKCSACGYEEQQTIRGPMLTSFEQSLVGKPCPKCKAPSLSITDKQELIENFAQLAEYTNTEVEIISDETEEGQMLKNSFGGIAAILRFKLHE; from the coding sequence TTGAGCGCTCCTAAAAAGAGAACATCCCTCGAACTTTTCAGGTTAAAAAAGGTACTGAGTACGCTGGCGAATAAGGAGGGGCGAGGCACAGAACTTATTTCGCTTTACATCCCGCCTGGAAAACAGATAAGCGAAGTCATGAACATGCTTAGGGAAGAGTATGGCACAGCTTCCAACATAAAATCTACAACAACCCGTAAAAACGTTCAAGACGCCATTGTCAAAGTTCAGCAACGCTTGAAGCTGTTTAAGGAAACCCCAGAAACTGGGCTTGTAATATTCTGTGGGGCTGTTCCGCAAAACGGTGCGGGAAGCGAGAAAATTGAAACCTACGTAATTGTGCCGCCGGAGCCCATAAACATATACCTTTATCGATGTGACTCCCGCTTCCACACTGAACACTTGCAAGAAATGCTTCGTGAGAAAGAGGCTTATGGAATACTTTTAATAGATGCTACAGCCGCAACCCTTGCGATTTTGCAGGGCAGAAGACTCGAAATAGTAAGGGAGGTTACCTCCGGTGTTCCAGGCAAAACCAGAGCCGGAGGACAATCTGCCAGAAGGTTTGAAAGGCTTAGGGAAATGCGTCTCCAAGAATATTTTAGGCGGGTGGGCGAGCATGCAAACGAAGTTTTTCTACCAATAGAAAACCTTAAAGGCATAATTATCGGCGGGCCTGGTCCAACTAAATACGATTTTGAGAAAGGCGATTACCTCAACTATCAATTGAAGGAAAAGATTATTGACACGGTTGACACCGCCTATGTAGACGAGCAGGGTGTGAAAGAAGTTGTAGACAAGGCTCCTGAAATCATGCGGAAAATCCGCTACATAGAAGAACGACAAATCATGCAGCAGTTCCTCTACGAAATAGGACATGACACTGGTTTGGCCACATACGGCGAGGAAGCTGTAAGAAAAGCTCTGGAAACTGGCGCAGTGAAAACGTTGTTACTATCGGAAGGCTTGGATATTGCACGTGTAACAGTGAAATGCAGCGCATGCGGCTATGAGGAACAGCAAACGATTAGAGGTCCTATGCTCACAAGTTTTGAACAAAGCCTTGTTGGGAAACCATGCCCAAAATGTAAGGCTCCATCGCTAAGCATCACCGACAAGCAAGAGCTTATAGAAAACTTTGCTCAACTAGCCGAATACACAAATACAGAAGTCGAAATAATATCTGATGAAACCGAAGAGGGCCAAATGCTCAAGAACTCCTTCGGCGGAATAGCAGCAATCCTACGCTTCAAACTACATGAATAA
- a CDS encoding ECF transporter S component, producing the protein MEGQNKNKTLTIAFICVLCVLCLVIQLSPRPPNVEFTSLFTFFTGFIFGPIVGGIFGGFVMFVNGFLSPWGFAGFNMPFQMASMALIGLVGGLYRKFSRGIHSVEFCAELAVLGAFLAVLYDFITNLGYAVFQAIMGVPFNLAILIAMAYGAPFSIIHVLSNVFVFGIAFLPMAKVANKILVVNKIG; encoded by the coding sequence GTGGAAGGACAGAATAAAAACAAAACATTAACAATAGCGTTCATATGTGTCTTATGTGTCCTATGTCTAGTCATCCAGTTGTCGCCAAGACCTCCAAATGTAGAATTCACTTCGCTCTTCACGTTTTTCACAGGTTTCATTTTTGGACCTATCGTTGGTGGAATATTTGGAGGTTTTGTAATGTTTGTTAACGGTTTCCTTTCACCGTGGGGGTTTGCTGGTTTTAATATGCCTTTTCAAATGGCTAGCATGGCCTTAATTGGTTTAGTTGGGGGTCTTTACAGAAAATTTTCTCGCGGAATACATTCCGTAGAATTTTGTGCAGAACTGGCTGTTCTCGGAGCCTTTTTAGCGGTGCTTTATGATTTTATAACAAACCTTGGATATGCGGTTTTCCAGGCTATAATGGGGGTACCCTTTAACCTAGCCATATTAATTGCGATGGCTTATGGAGCACCTTTCTCAATAATCCATGTTTTATCCAATGTGTTTGTATTTGGTATAGCATTTCTTCCCATGGCTAAGGTTGCAAATAAAATATTGGTGGTGAACAAAATTGGTTGA
- a CDS encoding MFS transporter yields MNEERTKSFKRQIINLIIMSLEKPTNAIVGKSIAILLVGFLIILVHYSVRYGYGILLPEMMPSLGISKLEAGIIYTSYFVGYTVFSLFLGIMVDNIDARKIVTLFLLALGAGTFYMSLSNTLMEASLSFMLAGIGCAACWVPVVVVVQRWFKKRAFAVAIVNVGAPIGFAATGIFLPILVKIGSWTLGWRMFSVASFVLAPLAWLFFKAYPEGYVRSQSKNVGKNFWRESVIILKNIKLWLVGFSYMLVGFYIMIPFTFLSTYGSQEIGLRYEHASLLVSMIAVGAIPGTLVLASFSEFIGRLKTMFLCGGISILGLLGVVLAQNFPDLKFAVLAVSAAVYGAGYGAVWPLYTVLTSDLFSMEHAGTALGLMTIFLGLGCMLSPPLAGWMADTTGSLKSSFLLAVSTTALSLLFLLPLRKR; encoded by the coding sequence TTGAACGAGGAGAGAACCAAAAGTTTTAAGCGTCAAATCATAAATTTGATTATCATGTCGTTAGAAAAACCTACAAATGCGATTGTTGGCAAAAGTATCGCCATCTTGCTTGTGGGCTTCCTTATAATACTAGTCCATTATTCTGTTAGATATGGTTATGGAATTTTGCTTCCTGAAATGATGCCTTCGCTAGGTATCTCCAAGCTTGAGGCGGGAATCATTTACACATCCTATTTCGTTGGCTACACTGTTTTCTCTCTTTTTCTGGGTATAATGGTGGATAACATTGATGCTAGAAAAATAGTTACGCTGTTTTTGTTGGCGCTTGGTGCCGGCACATTTTATATGAGTTTGTCTAACACGCTGATGGAGGCAAGTTTATCATTCATGTTGGCAGGTATCGGCTGCGCGGCGTGCTGGGTTCCAGTTGTCGTAGTTGTTCAGAGATGGTTTAAGAAAAGGGCATTTGCGGTTGCAATAGTCAACGTGGGTGCACCAATAGGATTCGCAGCAACTGGCATATTTTTGCCTATTTTAGTAAAAATTGGAAGTTGGACGCTTGGATGGCGCATGTTCAGTGTAGCCAGCTTTGTGCTTGCTCCTTTAGCGTGGCTTTTTTTTAAAGCTTATCCAGAAGGCTATGTTAGAAGTCAAAGTAAAAATGTCGGCAAAAACTTCTGGAGAGAAAGTGTTATAATACTTAAAAATATAAAATTGTGGCTTGTAGGCTTTTCGTATATGCTTGTCGGTTTCTACATAATGATTCCTTTCACATTCCTCAGCACTTATGGCTCTCAGGAAATAGGTCTACGTTACGAGCATGCCTCCCTTCTCGTTAGTATGATTGCTGTCGGAGCAATACCGGGAACCCTTGTTCTGGCATCATTTTCCGAATTTATTGGTAGGCTAAAAACAATGTTTCTCTGTGGAGGCATTTCAATCTTAGGCCTTTTAGGCGTGGTTCTGGCTCAAAACTTTCCAGACTTGAAATTCGCCGTATTGGCTGTTTCAGCCGCAGTTTATGGCGCTGGTTACGGTGCAGTGTGGCCCCTTTACACAGTCTTAACATCAGATCTGTTCTCAATGGAACATGCAGGAACAGCCTTAGGCTTAATGACTATCTTTTTGGGATTGGGATGTATGCTTTCGCCTCCATTGGCGGGATGGATGGCTGACACAACCGGGAGTCTCAAGTCTTCTTTCCTTCTTGCAGTTTCTACAACAGCCTTGTCTTTACTTTTTCTGCTACCTCTGAGGAAACGTTAA
- a CDS encoding molybdopterin-dependent oxidoreductase, which produces MSQKDAYYTFCDGCNQVPMCGVRFHVEDNIVTEIGPWPNHPRSSLCVKAYTLPQVRHHPLRLLYPMKRTNQKGSSDPGWIRISWDEAYTTVIAKLKEIRDKYGPEAVVFYVGDPKEPRAAVQRLCYTFGSPNYATESSICKRAAELAELLTFGVPLSVSLPSPQTRLCVIWGSNPAWSRQYVMLHLLEAKKLGVKFIIVDPRRTPTVEKLADLHLQVRPASDGALALAIINTMIERGIYDKEFVEKWVYGFEELKNYASNFTPEKAEKLTWVPADKITEAAQMIGDNKPVTFLLSAQSTTHNKNAVQNHRAILSLIALTGCLDVPGGVRLQTRELISDWSHGDPEFCRRNDLFPMLEAKRLDRQMFPVWARYMFEVQINLLPEYVKTGKVKAMLMWGANLMMWPQTHEYQEAVKNLEFAVAIDHFYRPWTHDYVDIVLPAAMCLERQAPFAFFGKRIYGRKVLKPAGECKEDWQIALEIGVKLGYAEEFWNGSVSEALNSILKRFGITVEELERNIEKGIEIHTPEIEAFRRYEAGLLRTGGELGFPTPTGKVEIYSTILEEYGYDPLPVFKEPMEPTEEYPLILITGSRVPFYTHSRGREIQSIRKLMPNPVVNMNPEDAAQRNICEGDDVLVFSPWGKIKVKAHLTTIMPKGVIDVLHGWCEANVNELVPREFDPISGFPPFKECICEVKKLN; this is translated from the coding sequence TTGTCTCAGAAAGACGCTTATTACACTTTCTGTGATGGCTGCAATCAAGTACCTATGTGTGGTGTGCGTTTTCATGTTGAAGACAACATTGTTACGGAAATTGGGCCTTGGCCTAACCATCCACGCTCTTCCCTATGTGTAAAGGCTTATACTCTGCCCCAAGTGAGGCATCATCCTCTGAGACTGCTTTATCCTATGAAGCGGACAAACCAAAAAGGTTCCAGTGACCCCGGCTGGATTAGGATTTCATGGGATGAGGCTTACACCACAGTAATCGCTAAGCTTAAAGAGATCAGGGATAAGTATGGCCCTGAGGCCGTGGTCTTCTATGTTGGCGATCCTAAGGAGCCTCGTGCAGCCGTTCAGAGGCTCTGCTATACGTTTGGTTCGCCCAATTATGCAACGGAAAGCTCTATATGTAAAAGGGCGGCAGAGCTTGCTGAGCTTTTAACTTTCGGCGTTCCACTGAGTGTCAGTCTCCCATCGCCTCAAACAAGGTTATGCGTGATTTGGGGAAGCAACCCGGCATGGTCTCGACAGTACGTTATGCTCCACTTATTGGAGGCAAAAAAACTGGGAGTGAAATTCATAATTGTCGATCCTAGAAGAACACCAACTGTAGAGAAACTTGCAGACTTGCATTTACAAGTAAGACCAGCATCCGACGGAGCCCTCGCCCTCGCAATAATAAACACCATGATAGAAAGGGGCATCTACGATAAAGAGTTCGTTGAAAAGTGGGTTTACGGCTTTGAAGAGTTGAAAAACTATGCAAGTAACTTTACACCCGAAAAGGCTGAAAAATTAACGTGGGTTCCAGCCGACAAAATTACCGAAGCAGCTCAAATGATAGGCGACAACAAACCCGTCACATTCCTTTTAAGTGCACAGTCAACAACCCATAATAAAAATGCTGTTCAAAACCACCGGGCCATACTTTCTCTAATAGCGTTGACTGGTTGCCTAGACGTGCCCGGTGGAGTGAGACTGCAGACGCGTGAACTTATCAGCGACTGGAGCCATGGAGACCCAGAATTTTGTAGAAGAAACGATTTGTTTCCTATGCTTGAAGCTAAGAGGTTGGACCGCCAGATGTTTCCAGTGTGGGCGAGATACATGTTTGAGGTCCAAATTAATCTTCTGCCTGAGTATGTCAAAACCGGAAAAGTCAAGGCCATGCTTATGTGGGGTGCAAACCTTATGATGTGGCCTCAAACCCATGAATACCAGGAGGCTGTTAAAAACTTGGAATTCGCGGTTGCCATAGACCACTTTTACAGGCCATGGACCCATGACTATGTAGACATAGTGTTGCCGGCAGCCATGTGTTTAGAAAGACAAGCACCATTCGCATTCTTTGGAAAAAGAATCTACGGCCGGAAAGTTCTTAAACCCGCTGGAGAATGCAAGGAAGACTGGCAGATAGCGCTTGAAATAGGCGTAAAACTTGGCTACGCAGAAGAATTCTGGAACGGAAGCGTCTCAGAAGCCCTTAACAGCATCCTTAAAAGGTTTGGAATAACCGTTGAAGAACTTGAAAGAAACATTGAAAAAGGCATTGAAATACATACTCCGGAAATTGAAGCCTTTAGGAGATATGAAGCTGGGCTTCTTAGGACTGGCGGTGAACTCGGCTTTCCGACACCAACAGGGAAAGTGGAGATTTACTCTACAATTTTAGAGGAATATGGCTATGATCCTCTTCCAGTTTTCAAGGAACCCATGGAGCCCACAGAGGAATATCCATTAATACTCATAACTGGTTCCAGAGTCCCCTTTTATACCCACAGTCGTGGAAGGGAAATCCAGAGCATAAGGAAACTTATGCCCAATCCTGTTGTAAACATGAACCCCGAGGATGCAGCTCAACGGAACATATGCGAAGGTGATGACGTGCTCGTTTTCTCCCCATGGGGGAAAATAAAAGTTAAAGCCCACCTAACCACAATTATGCCTAAAGGGGTTATCGACGTTTTACATGGATGGTGTGAGGCAAACGTGAACGAGTTAGTTCCAAGAGAATTCGACCCAATTTCAGGCTTCCCACCATTTAAAGAATGCATATGCGAAGTGAAAAAACTAAACTAG
- a CDS encoding adenosine-specific kinase yields the protein MVKFEVVSIEVPKDCNVILGMAHFIKTVEDLYEALVNSVPTIRFGIGFCESSGPCLVRHEGNDDELRRLAAEKAFELACGHSFVIFIKNAYPINVLDKIKKVPEVCTIYAATANPLQVVIAETEQGRGIVGVIDGSRSKGIEKEEDIKARKEFLRKIGYKLG from the coding sequence ATGGTTAAGTTTGAAGTTGTAAGTATTGAGGTGCCTAAAGACTGCAATGTAATCTTAGGCATGGCCCATTTCATAAAAACCGTCGAAGACTTGTATGAAGCCTTGGTTAACTCTGTTCCAACCATAAGGTTCGGCATAGGCTTCTGTGAGAGTTCCGGCCCATGTTTGGTCAGACACGAGGGAAACGATGATGAACTGCGGCGACTTGCAGCTGAAAAAGCTTTTGAACTTGCATGTGGCCACAGCTTTGTCATCTTTATTAAAAATGCTTATCCAATAAATGTTTTAGACAAAATTAAAAAGGTGCCAGAAGTATGCACAATATACGCTGCCACGGCAAACCCGCTGCAAGTTGTCATAGCAGAAACGGAACAGGGCAGGGGAATAGTCGGCGTAATAGACGGTTCTAGGAGCAAAGGTATAGAGAAGGAAGAAGATATCAAGGCTAGAAAAGAGTTTTTGCGAAAAATAGGCTACAAACTTGGTTGA
- the tsaA gene encoding tRNA (N6-threonylcarbamoyladenosine(37)-N6)-methyltransferase TrmO, translating to MKRQSVIYFIGFVEKAGTDVARIKIFPEFCNGLKGVEEYSHLIVLYWLHLRDTEEDRRVLLVFPKRRAVNVLTGVFACRSPSRPNPIGLCVVELVGKEDCTLVVKGLDAMEDSPIIDVKPYIPKTDSIPDARVPEWSHQA from the coding sequence TTGAAGAGGCAAAGCGTCATCTATTTTATCGGTTTCGTTGAAAAAGCTGGAACGGACGTGGCTAGGATAAAAATTTTCCCAGAATTTTGCAATGGACTGAAGGGTGTGGAGGAGTACTCCCATTTAATAGTGTTGTATTGGCTGCATTTGCGCGACACCGAGGAAGACAGACGAGTGCTGCTTGTTTTTCCGAAAAGACGCGCGGTGAATGTATTGACCGGTGTTTTTGCCTGCAGAAGCCCTTCTCGTCCAAATCCAATAGGGCTTTGTGTTGTTGAACTTGTAGGGAAGGAAGATTGTACGTTAGTTGTTAAGGGGCTTGATGCCATGGAAGACTCGCCAATAATTGACGTTAAACCCTACATCCCAAAAACGGACTCTATTCCAGACGCACGTGTCCCAGAGTGGAGTCATCAAGCTTAA